One genomic window of Desulfosporosinus sp. Sb-LF includes the following:
- a CDS encoding PBP1A family penicillin-binding protein produces MPTSRKPSGPQRQKRSSKRRIVLLSMVSAMTLVLISVAIFVGIAAATTPKWDPAALDDQKQTSYVYDKDNIQITQLHGLVNRQVVQASKIPDLIKKTFVAVEDKRFYQHFGVDPIRIVGSALNDIRSGSAKEGASTITIQLARNAFIEDPTAKTLTRKIQEAILAIQLEHEYTKDEILTFYLNKIFLGESSFGIQAAAQTYFGKDLGDLKPEEVALLAGLPQAPSQYNPYVHPEAANNRRNIVLGVMRDAGIISANEYTQKKDTPFSYVETMKKNRSGAQKITITETNNKFPYFVNKVVDELETTYNLTDQQIYSGGLRIYTTVDSKIQSAAEAAFADPANFPKGINNTKVEGAMTIIEPSTGAVQAMVGGREYTAGGWNRAWQSKRQPGSTIKPLVVYGPAIEKGGYFPGTVLDDMPVRYGTYTPTDFDTIDKGWKGLITMRYALEDSVNVYAVKLLNLIGVDYGWKFGKDNLGLPLEQGDRNLTLALGTPLVSTLDMASAYGVYANNGVSVTDHTIVKVLDAKGNTLITPKITKNRVMKETTAYIINDMLRSVVTDGTGVSAQIGNWAVAGKTGTTSLDPNKYGNKSGNPDAWFAGYTPNYAGIVWMGYDSDPDGQHYLRNVYGGSYPAQIWKKVMTVALQDLPVQSKFTMPSGIISGSFDTKSGLLPGSLTPSAFIETEIAAQGDFPTRVSDVWMQKDVDADRPNILAAPGSKNTLTKTFLHLPSRDPSWQWPSNEAPYRPPTESAPDPITNLDPTIHTPINEPPVVEPPQGDPTLPSPTLLKVTYNPQTFKALISMTVPSGNEKDPTIFYLQRSGQTAIENFAINASNARSTTITISLAENGKPPIPGEYLFWAAFKNRNGSGVGPPSGSVKLTITD; encoded by the coding sequence ACCAAAAACAGACATCCTATGTATACGACAAAGACAACATCCAAATTACTCAATTACATGGACTCGTAAACCGTCAGGTTGTCCAGGCCTCCAAAATCCCAGACCTTATTAAGAAAACGTTTGTAGCGGTGGAGGACAAACGCTTTTATCAACATTTTGGGGTTGATCCCATTCGTATTGTTGGCTCTGCGCTGAACGACATTCGCTCGGGAAGTGCTAAAGAAGGGGCAAGTACCATTACCATTCAACTTGCCAGGAATGCTTTTATCGAAGATCCCACTGCCAAAACACTGACTCGTAAGATTCAAGAAGCAATTCTTGCCATTCAACTTGAACACGAGTACACAAAAGATGAAATTCTAACGTTTTATCTCAATAAAATTTTCCTTGGTGAGTCATCCTTTGGAATCCAAGCGGCAGCCCAAACTTACTTTGGCAAAGATCTGGGGGATTTAAAACCTGAAGAGGTTGCTTTGTTAGCAGGTTTACCGCAGGCCCCGAGTCAATATAATCCTTATGTCCATCCCGAGGCCGCCAACAACAGACGTAACATTGTTCTCGGTGTTATGCGAGATGCTGGGATTATCTCGGCAAATGAGTATACTCAGAAAAAAGATACCCCTTTCAGCTATGTTGAAACCATGAAAAAAAATCGCAGTGGTGCTCAAAAAATAACCATTACAGAAACCAATAACAAATTTCCCTATTTTGTTAATAAGGTTGTTGATGAACTCGAAACTACCTATAACTTAACGGATCAGCAAATCTACAGCGGTGGTTTGCGAATTTATACGACCGTTGATTCAAAGATCCAAAGTGCTGCGGAAGCCGCATTTGCTGACCCTGCCAATTTCCCTAAAGGAATCAATAACACAAAAGTCGAAGGCGCAATGACGATCATTGAACCTTCGACTGGAGCAGTTCAGGCTATGGTCGGCGGTCGGGAGTATACAGCTGGTGGATGGAACCGGGCTTGGCAATCCAAACGGCAACCTGGGTCAACGATTAAGCCATTGGTCGTCTACGGGCCAGCCATTGAGAAGGGCGGCTATTTCCCGGGTACGGTACTTGACGATATGCCAGTTCGTTACGGAACCTACACCCCTACGGACTTTGATACCATAGACAAGGGCTGGAAGGGTCTTATTACCATGCGCTATGCTCTTGAAGACTCTGTCAATGTCTATGCCGTCAAACTACTGAACCTTATTGGTGTAGATTACGGTTGGAAGTTTGGTAAGGATAATCTCGGTCTCCCTTTAGAACAGGGCGATCGTAATTTAACATTGGCCCTAGGTACACCGCTTGTATCCACACTAGACATGGCTTCTGCTTACGGAGTTTATGCCAACAATGGTGTTAGCGTTACCGATCATACCATCGTTAAAGTCTTAGATGCCAAGGGAAATACCCTGATCACCCCGAAGATTACCAAAAACCGTGTCATGAAAGAAACAACTGCCTATATTATCAACGATATGTTGCGTAGTGTAGTAACCGACGGAACAGGTGTCAGCGCGCAAATTGGCAACTGGGCCGTAGCCGGAAAGACTGGTACCACGTCATTAGACCCCAACAAATATGGCAATAAGTCTGGCAATCCAGACGCCTGGTTTGCTGGATATACTCCAAATTACGCAGGGATTGTCTGGATGGGCTATGATTCTGACCCTGACGGACAACATTACTTACGAAATGTTTATGGGGGAAGTTATCCCGCTCAAATATGGAAGAAAGTTATGACAGTCGCTCTTCAGGATCTCCCTGTGCAATCAAAGTTCACAATGCCTTCAGGGATTATCAGTGGTTCCTTTGATACGAAATCCGGGTTACTCCCAGGCAGTTTAACCCCCTCTGCATTTATCGAGACGGAGATCGCCGCCCAAGGAGATTTTCCAACTCGGGTCAGTGATGTATGGATGCAAAAGGATGTCGACGCCGACCGACCTAACATTTTAGCAGCTCCAGGTTCCAAAAATACTTTAACTAAAACATTTTTACATTTACCTAGTCGTGATCCGTCATGGCAATGGCCATCTAATGAGGCGCCTTACAGACCGCCTACTGAGTCGGCCCCCGATCCTATTACCAATTTGGATCCGACAATTCACACTCCTATTAATGAGCCTCCCGTGGTAGAACCTCCCCAAGGGGATCCCACGCTGCCCTCGCCTACACTTCTCAAAGTCACCTATAATCCCCAAACGTTTAAGGCACTTATCTCCATGACTGTCCCTTCAGGAAACGAGAAAGATCCTACTATTTTCTACCTACAACGGTCAGGTCAGACTGCTATAGAAAACTTTGCTATTAATGCTTCGAACGCGAGATCGACTACCATTACCATTTCACTCGCTGAAAATGGTAAACCTCCCATTCCAGGTGAATATCTCTTCTGGGCCGCTTTTAAAAATCGAAATGGTTCCGGAGTCGGGCCACCTTCTGGAAGTGTAAAATTAACAATAACCGACTAA